A section of the Candidatus Omnitrophota bacterium genome encodes:
- a CDS encoding undecaprenyl-diphosphate phosphatase gives MVFRYVLLGVIQGLTEFLPISSSGHLVILHRLLDTAEGDIVFYIIVHLGSLCAIVLFCWPELKNILSAILRRTYVKPGPYLKVAKFLIIASIFTAVIAISFDNFIERMFSSLWVVGVSLVITGGVLFLTKFKQASCMRQREDLKLTDGAFIGLAQGLSLVPGLSRSAMTISFCIFRGIEPVLAVRLSFLLAIPAIIGAGLYKIKEITSVSIDFGYLLIAFISAFVFSLLALRILLVLVSRFKFYHFAYYCWGLSVLIFFFLIRGA, from the coding sequence ATGGTTTTTCGTTATGTGCTTTTAGGGGTAATTCAGGGCCTAACTGAATTTTTGCCTATTAGTAGCTCCGGGCACTTAGTTATATTACACAGATTACTAGACACGGCAGAAGGCGATATTGTCTTTTATATCATAGTACATCTTGGTAGCCTTTGCGCCATAGTGCTTTTCTGTTGGCCGGAATTAAAGAATATTCTTAGCGCCATACTGAGGCGTACTTATGTTAAGCCAGGGCCCTATCTAAAGGTAGCTAAATTCTTAATTATTGCCAGTATCTTTACAGCAGTAATTGCCATTAGTTTCGATAATTTTATTGAACGCATGTTTTCTTCGCTTTGGGTAGTCGGAGTGTCTTTAGTAATTACTGGAGGGGTACTTTTTTTAACAAAGTTTAAGCAGGCTAGCTGTATGCGCCAAAGAGAAGATTTAAAGCTTACTGATGGGGCCTTTATCGGTCTTGCCCAAGGCCTATCGCTTGTTCCGGGTCTTTCCCGCAGCGCTATGACGATTAGCTTTTGCATATTTAGAGGTATAGAACCTGTATTGGCAGTGCGTCTTTCTTTTTTGTTGGCGATTCCGGCAATAATCGGGGCTGGGCTCTATAAGATAAAAGAAATCACCTCTGTCAGTATTGACTTCGGATATTTGTTAATAGCCTTTATTAGTGCATTTGTTTTTTCTCTTTTGGCTTTAAGAATTTTGCTAGTTTTAGTTTCGAGATTTAAATTTTATCACTTTGCTTATTACTGCTGGGGGTTATCTGTTTTAATTTTCTTCTTTCTAATAAGGGGAGCTTAA